Below is a genomic region from Amycolatopsis sp. 195334CR.
CTCGTCGAGGCCGCCCGGCAGCTGTTCCTCGAACGCCGGGCCGCCTGGTGCCGGTGGCGAGGCTGGGAAACCCGCAACGGCGTGGTCAAGGCCGACCTCCAGCTCGTCGCACCCGAAGCCGGGGGCCGTCACCTCCCGATCCCGGGGGACGGGAAACTGCGGCCGATGTGGGCGATCGGCCGGGCCGCGCCCGGGCCGCACGAGGATCTGCACATCGCGAGGATCTGGGTCGAATTCGCGCCCGAGCTCGAACCCGGGGGCCGAGGTTCGGTCAGGCTCGCCCCGCTCACACCATTGAACTGGCGTCACCTCGCACCGGGGGACCCGATCACCATGCACGAACGCTCGCCGGTCGCGGGAATGGCGACGATCACCGAAATCCGGATGTGATCGTCACTGGAGCGCGAGCACGGCTTCGAGGGTCCGGATGGCGGTTTCACGCAGCCAGACGTGGGCGGGATCGTTGTGGTGGCGCTGGTGCCAGAGCAGGTGGAGGGGCACTTCCGGGAGGTCGAGCGGCAGCGGCAACGTGGTCAGGCCGAGCTGGTCGCGAGCGGCGCGGGTAACCGCCTCGGGCAGGGTCACCACGAGGTCGGTGTCCCGGGCGAGTTGCAGCGCGGTGGCCGTGGTGGGGGCGGAGGCGATGACGCGGCGCTCGTGACCGAGTGCGGTGAGGGCGTCGTCGATCCGGTCGCGCAGGCGTCCGCGCCGGGAGACGGTGACGTGATCGGCCGCCGCGTACCGCTCGGCGGTCACGGGCCCTTCGGCGAGCGGGTGGTCCGACCGGACGGCGAGGGCGAGCCGGTCGTGGCCGACGAGGTGGTGACGGAGGTCGGGCAGGGACGGCGGGCCGGCGCTGGAGGCGAGGTCGACCTCGCCGCGGCGCAGTTCGGGGGTGTCGTCACCGGGTTCGGCGGTCAGCCGCAGGCGGACTCCGGGGGCCTCGCGGTGGACCGCGGCGATCAGGCCGGTGCCGCACGCGGTGGCGAGGGCGTCGTGCCAGCGGACGGTGAACACCCGCTCCAGCGTCGCCAGATCGAGGTCCGCCTGAGCGGACAGCAACTGGTGCGCCTGCTGCACCAGGGCGTGCACCTCGGTGCGCATGGCCACCGCGCGGGTGGTGGGCGTCATGTGGCGGCCGGTGCGGACCAGGATCTCGTCGCCGGTGGCCTTGCGGATGCGGCCGAGCGAACGGCTCATCGCCGGTGCGGTGACGTGGAGGCGGGCGGCGGCGCCGGCCACGCTGCCCTCTTCCAGCAGCGCGTCGAGCGCGGTGAGCAGGTTCAAATCCAGTTGCATGGGAGTAACTGTACAAGTGCCGAACATGCACTTGTTGTTAATGGTTGGGCTCACTAACTTCGACAGCGCGGGGCCGGAAAGCGTTCCGCTCCAACGAAATCCAGGGAGTTACGTGATGAGCACAGTCATGCCCGCCGACCTCGACCGGACGCTCCTGTCCGCGGTGACCACCGCGGTGCGGGACGCCGGAGCCACCCTGCGGGAGCGCTACACGACACAGGCGCGAGGGGTGAGCCTGACGGAGATCGTCGCCGAGATCCACGCGAACGACGAGGCGGTCCTCGCCGTCCTGCGTGAGCCGCTGCTGCGGGCGCGGCCGGGTTCGCGGTGGGTGGAGGACGAACTGGAGGGCGGGGCGCTCCCGCCCGGCGAGTGGTGGGTCGCCGACCCGGCCGAGGGCAACATCAACCACGTGCACGGCATGCCGGACTGGGCCGTCACGGCCACCCTGGTCCGCGACAACCAGCCCGTGCTCACCGTCGTGCACCTCCCGCTGACCGGCGACACCTACACCGCCACCGCCGGCGGCGGCGCCCACCACAACGGCGAACCACTGGTGGTGTCGGCCAAGAGCGACCTGGGTGCCGCGCTGATCGGCACCGGCCAGGCCCGGCCAGGGGAGAGCACGGACTCCTTCCGCCGGATCGGCGAATCGGTCACCGCCATGCTCACCGCCGGCCTCGTCGTGCGGGTGTCCGTTCCGGCCACGCTGCAGCTCATCCACGTCGCCGCCGGGCGCATGGACGCCTTCTGGCAGTTCTCCGACGTCCGTTCCGGTCTCGTCGCCGGTGCCCTGCTGGTCACCGAGGCCGGCGGCACCGTCACCGACCTGGACGGCAAGCCCTGGAGCGCGGCCAGCGGCGACTTCCTCGCCGCCGCCCCCGGCCTCCACGCCGCCGCACTCGACGTCCTCTCTTTTTAGGAGCAATCCATGACCAACATCGGCATCCTGGGCGCCGGTCGCGTCGGCACGAGCCTCGCCCACGCCCTGTCCTCGGCGGGCCACGACGTCACGCTCGGCCGCCGTGAGAACGGCGACGAGGCGGGCACGGCGATCCGTTACGCCGACCACGCCACCACCGCCCGCACCGCGGACATCGTGATCAACGCGACTCCCGGCGACAGCACGCTGGAGCGGCTCACCGGCCTGCGAGCCGAACTCGCGGACAAGATCCTTATCGACGTCTCCAACGCCACCCGCGACGACGCCGACGGCCTGCCCGGAGCCCTGTGCTATCCCGGCAGCAGCCTTGCCGAACAACTCCAGGCCGCCCTGCCCGGCACCCAGGTGGTCAAGACCCTCAACACCATGCTGTTCACGGTCATGACCGCGCCCGGGGCACTGGCCGTCCCGCCGACGGCGTACCTCTCCGGGAACGACGAGCGGGCCAGGAAAACCGTCGCCGGACTCCTCGGCGATCTGGGCTGGGACTCCGCATGGATCGAGGATCTCGGCGACATCACCACCGCCCGCGCCACCGAAGCGATGATCCTCGTTGTCCCGCATATCTTGCGCCGCAACGGTTTCACCCCCTTCGCCGTGTCCATCGCACGCTGACCAACGGGAGCACCCATGACGACCACCGTGCCGGTCGATGTCGCCGAGCTGACCGAGATCAAGGCCTACATCGACTTCGCGACCAGCGCCCCGGCAACCGTCCAGGAGGCACTGGGCCTCGGCGTTTCGCGGACCGGACCAGCCCAGGCACTCGCCGTTCGCGAAGACCCGAGCTACTTCTTCAACCGGGCGGGCGGGTTCGGCACCGGCCGCCCGATCACCGCCGACGACCTGATCCCGCTCTGCGACTTCTACCGAGAACACGGTGTGGCGCAAGGATCTTTGATGATCGCGCCGCCCCTGCTGCCGCCCGACTGGGCCGGCACCGCCGCGGAACTGGGCCTCACCGAAGGCAGCCGGTTCGTCAAGCTCGGCCGCGACCTCGACACCGCGGACGCCGGGATTCCCGCGCTGCCCGCGGATTGGCGAATCGGCGTGGTCGAAGCCTGGCAGGCCCACGAATGGGCCACCGTCATGCAGACCACCTTCGGGTTCACCGCGCCGGACCTGATCGAGATGGCCGCGTCCTTCGTGGGCAAGGAGAACTGGCGGCAGTACGCGGTCTGGGACGCCGACCGGATCGTCGCGGTCGGGAGCGTCTTCTTCCACGGCGAATGCGCGCACATGTTCGCCGGAGCCACCCACCCGGACGCGCGTGGCCGCGGTGCGCAGTCCGCGCTGATCGCCGCCCGCCTCCGCGCCGCCGCGGCCGAGGGCTGCCGGTGGATCGTCGCGGAAACCGGTGCGGAAGGACCTGGCGAGCACAACCCGTCCTTGCACAACCTGCTGCGCGCCGGCTTCGAGCCGATGTACGACCGCGCCAACTGGCAGTGGCATGCGTGAGGCCACCACCGTGGTCATCACCCGACACGAAACCGACCGCCTGCTCGAATGGACCGTTCTCGCCGCGCGGGCGGCCGATCCGGTCGGGCACCGCTTCGGTTACCGGCTCGAACCGCGGGGCACCGGCATCCTCGCCCGGACCGTCGAATGACCCCGGCCCCACAGACTAGGACGACGATGAGCACCCAAGTCACCTCCCGGCCCGCCTCGCCACCTCCGCCGAACCGGGTTCGCTGGCGCGTTCCGGTTCGGTTGCGCAAGAGCATCCTGGTCACGCACATCGTGTCGGCGGGCGCCTGGATCGGCATCGATGTCCTCGCCGTGGTCCTGGTGGCGATCGGCTGGGCTCGCGCGGGCGACGACCGCGCCACCGTGTACCAGGCACTCGCGGACTTCTTCGTGGTTCCCCTGCTGCTGACCGCGTTGATCGCGGGGGTGGTCTGCCTGATCACCGGCCTCCTGCTGGGACTGGCGACCAAATGGGCGCTCCTGCGTTATTGGTGGGTCGCGGTGAAGCTGGCCCTCAACGTCGTCGCCTGCGCGATGATGCTGGCCTTCCTGGGGCCCATCACCGAACTCTCCACCGGTGAGCAACCGCTGGCGGACATCTGGTTCGTGTCGTTCCTCGCGGCCACCGCGCTGGCTCTCCTGAGCTTCGCCACCGTGCTCTCGGTCTTCAAACCGTGGGGCAGGGTTGCGCCTCAAGCTGCATGAGGTCGCGCCGAGGGGAACGAACGCCGCCGGCACCGCGACGGCGGCCGGCCAAGTCGCCAGGAACTAGCTGACCGAGGGGGATGCGCTCGATCCGGGAAGTGATCCTCGAGATGCTGAGGGCTGTGCTGGCCGGTGCGCTGCGCGCCGCGCAGGTCGCCGATCCCGGGTTGCGCGTCGAGCCGGTGCTGGAGTAGTCGGAGTCACGCTGGACCCGTCGATCGTGCTGAGCGCCAACGACTCCTTCTCACACCGTCCCCTGTTGTTCCCAGGCCCGGCTTCGCACCGACCGCTTCAGGTGACGCGGAAGACCGGCCAGCCGATCTCGGTGCGCCACGCGGCGGGGTCGCTTGAGTCACGAGGGCCGACGACGTAGACCTCCCGCACCGGCCCGGCCACCGACATCGCGTTCTCCACCACCCAGGTCCCGAGTTCGCCGTAGGTGACCTCGACGCCGTCGTGCTCGCCGACGTGGGTGGTGACGGCCAGTTCCGCGGCCGGCAGCACCGCGGGGTGCACGCGTCCGGTGCGAGGCGGCGCGGCGGTCGGCAGGTAGACGAGCGCGTGACCGCGTTCCTGTTCGAAAAGGGCGTTGTCGTAGCAGCCGCCCGGCGGACCGGTCGCGGCGGCGCCGACGGCCGCCTCCAGTTCGGCCATCGCGCCGGCGAACCAGGCCGCCACGTCGCGACCTCCGAGCACGGCCTCCACCGCCGCGACCGTCCGGGCGGGCTCCGCACGCAGCTCGACGTCGATCGGCGCGGGGTCGGGCCGGAGCAGGCGCCGCAGCGACACGACCGCGGTCCGGGTGCGGTCGAGCACGTCCTCGAGGCGTTGCAGGTGGTCCGCGACCAGGGCCGCCCGGACACCGGGGTCGGGGGTCCGCAGGATCCGCTGCACGTCGCTCAGGGGGACGTCGAGTTCGCGGAGCCGGTGGATGACCTGCGCGGTCGGGATCTGGTCGAGCCCGTAGTAGCGGTAACCCGTGGTCTCGTCCACCACGGCGGGTTCCAGCAGGGCCGCCTCGTGGTACCGGCGCAAGGTCCGCACGCTCAAGTGGGTCAGCCGCGAGAACTCCCCGATGCTCAGCACCCCTCCATTCTGGACTCTCTCCCCGGGGGAGAGTCCACGGCTTGACCCTCCCACGCCGTGAGCTCACACGATGGGTTCATGACACAGCACACCGATCTCCCGTCCGAGCTGCTCCCGGCCACCGTCCGCGAGTTCTTCGCCGCCCACGTCGTCCGCGACGCCGACACCGCCTCGTCGTTCCTCACCGAGGACGCGGTGGTCGTCGACCAGGACGAGACCTTCCGCGGCCGGGAGCAGATCCACGCGTTCCTGGGGGACGCCGGGTCCGAGTTCGAGTACACGACCGAACAGATCGGCGCCCACCGCGTCGACGACACCCACTGGGTGCTGACCGTGCGACTCGAAGGCGACTTCCCCGGCGGCATCGCCGAGCTCGACTACCGGTTCACGGTGCGGGACGACCTCATCGCCGAACTCGTCATCGCCAACCACGCGGCCTGACCGAACCCACGTCATCTCAATCTTCGACGGAGAAAAAATCATGAAGACCTGGTTCATCACTGGTGGGACGCCCGGAGGGTTCGGCCTGGCCTACGCCGAGGCCGCGCTGGACCAGGGCGATCGAGTCGCGGTGACCGTGCGTCGGCCTGCTGAGCTGCTGGAATGGGCTGAGCCTTATGGCGACCGCGTGCTGGTTCTGGAGCTCGACGTCACCGATGCCCAGCAGGTGCGTGCGGCGGTCAAGGCGGCGGAGGAGCGGTTCGGCGGAATCGACGTGCTCGTCAACAACGCGGGCCGCGGCTGGTTCGGCTCGATCGAAGGGGCCCCTGACGAGACGATCCGCCGCACCTTCGACCTCAACCTGTTCGCCGTGGTCGACGTGGTGCGTGCGGTCCTGCCGGGTATGCGGGCACGCGGCGGCGGCTGGATCGTGAACATGTCGTCGGTGGCGGGCCTCGTCAGCGCGCAGGGGTTCGGCTACTACTCGGCGGCGAAGTTCGCGGTCGAAGGACTGTCGGAGACGCTGCGGCTCGAGGTCGAGCCGTTCGGTGTGCGGGTGCTCGTCGTGGAGCCGGGAGCAACCCGCACCAAGGCCTTCGCCGGCTTCCAGGACCAGCCAGTCGACGAGGTCGTCGACGCTTACGTGCCGATGGTCGAGAGCGTCAAGGCGGCGTTCGTGGACCACAACGGCAAGCAAGAGGGCGATCCCGTGCGGGGAGTGCGGGCCGTGATCAGCGCGATGAACGCACCCGTTCCGCCGCGCCGGATCGTGCTCGGCAACTCCGGCTACGACGTCATCACCGCGATGCACGAGAACGCCCTCGTGGAGCTACGCGCCAACGAGAAGCTTTCACGCAGCACGGACTTCTAGCCCAGCGGCTGCGGGCCACCCGTGCTCGCGCCTCGGCCAGGCGACAGGAACGGAGATTCCACAGCGCCATCCGACGGTCGACGGCGTCATCGGTAGTCGCGGGAGGGGGTGGTGCCGTTTGCCGACAGCGGCTCCAAGTGGTCGGCGACGACGTTGAGGGCGCCCGAGTTGGATTCGAGGATGCCCCGCACGAGCAACGCCGTGCTGGCACGGATCATGGTGCGGTACTTGCGATCCAACCCGGGCGAGACGGTGACGTTGACAACGCCGGTTTCGTCCTCCAGCGACAGGAAGGTGACGCCGCCGGCGGTGGGCGGGCGCTGCCGGTGGGTGATGACACCGCCGACCAGGACGCGGGTTCCGCCGAGTACTTCGGACAGCGCGGCGACGGTGTGGGCCCCGCGGTCGGCGAGGTGGGTGCGCAGCAGGTCGACCGGGTGCTGGTCGGGGGACAGGCCGGTGGTGTGGACGTCGGCGGTGAGCAGTTCCAGTTTGGTCATCCCGGGCAGGGCCGGTGGCGGTGCGGGGACACTGGTCCCCGGCAGCAGCCCGGGTTTGTCGCGGGCGGCCGCGCCGGCTGTCCACAGTGCACGGCGGCGTGACCGTTCCAGCGGCGCCAACGCGCCCGCGGTGGCGAGGTTTTCCAGTTGCGCGGTGGTGAGTTCGGTGCGGCGGGCGAGGTCGTCGATGCCGGTGAACGGCCGTTCGGCGACGATCCGCGCGGCGACTTCCTCGCTGAGGCCCCGGATTTCGCCGAGCCCGAGCCGGACGGCGACGCCGCCGTGGCTGTCCGGGTCGGGTTCGGTGGTGGTCCAGGCCAGGCTGCGGTCGACGTCGGGATGGTGGATGAGCACACCGTGGCGGCGGGCGTCGGCGGTCAGGGATTGCGTGGAGTAGAAGCCCATCGGCTGGGCACGCAGCAGGCCCGCGCAGAACGCGGCCGGGTGGTACAGCTTGAGGAACGCCGAAGCGTAGACCAGGTGCGCGAACGACATCGAGTGCGCTTCGGGAAAACCGTAGCCCGCAAACGCTTCCACTTGCGTGAAGATCTGGTCGGCGAGTGCACCGGTGATGCCGTTGGCGGCGGCTCCCGCGTAGAAGCGTTCCCGGAGCTGGGCCATCTTGCGGTGGGAACGCTTGGCCCCCATGGCGCGGCGGAGCTGGTCGGCTTCGGAGGCGGTGAAGGAAGCGACGTCGACGGCCATCTGCATGACCTGCTCCTGGAACAGCGGCACCCCCAGCGTCCGGTCGAGCGACCGCGCCAGCAGCGGGTGCGCGTGCTGCCACTCACCGCCGTTGCGGCGCTGGATGTACGGGTGCACCGAGCCGCCCTGGATGGGGCCGGGGCGGATGAGGGCGACTTCGACGACGAGGTCGTAGAACTCGCGTGGCCGCAACCGGGGCAGGGTGGCCAGCTGCGCGCGGGATTCCACTTGGAACACTCCGATCGCGTCCGCGGCGCAGAGCATGTCGTACACCTTGGGATCGGCCAGATCGAGGTGCGCCAGGTCGATCACGGTGTGCTCGTGCTCGGCGACCAGGTCGACGGTGTAGTGGATCGCGGAGAGCATGCCGAGGCCGAGCAGGTCGAACTTGG
It encodes:
- a CDS encoding LysR family transcriptional regulator gives rise to the protein MQLDLNLLTALDALLEEGSVAGAAARLHVTAPAMSRSLGRIRKATGDEILVRTGRHMTPTTRAVAMRTEVHALVQQAHQLLSAQADLDLATLERVFTVRWHDALATACGTGLIAAVHREAPGVRLRLTAEPGDDTPELRRGEVDLASSAGPPSLPDLRHHLVGHDRLALAVRSDHPLAEGPVTAERYAAADHVTVSRRGRLRDRIDDALTALGHERRVIASAPTTATALQLARDTDLVVTLPEAVTRAARDQLGLTTLPLPLDLPEVPLHLLWHQRHHNDPAHVWLRETAIRTLEAVLALQ
- a CDS encoding inositol monophosphatase family protein codes for the protein MSTVMPADLDRTLLSAVTTAVRDAGATLRERYTTQARGVSLTEIVAEIHANDEAVLAVLREPLLRARPGSRWVEDELEGGALPPGEWWVADPAEGNINHVHGMPDWAVTATLVRDNQPVLTVVHLPLTGDTYTATAGGGAHHNGEPLVVSAKSDLGAALIGTGQARPGESTDSFRRIGESVTAMLTAGLVVRVSVPATLQLIHVAAGRMDAFWQFSDVRSGLVAGALLVTEAGGTVTDLDGKPWSAASGDFLAAAPGLHAAALDVLSF
- a CDS encoding NADPH-dependent F420 reductase, whose amino-acid sequence is MTNIGILGAGRVGTSLAHALSSAGHDVTLGRRENGDEAGTAIRYADHATTARTADIVINATPGDSTLERLTGLRAELADKILIDVSNATRDDADGLPGALCYPGSSLAEQLQAALPGTQVVKTLNTMLFTVMTAPGALAVPPTAYLSGNDERARKTVAGLLGDLGWDSAWIEDLGDITTARATEAMILVVPHILRRNGFTPFAVSIAR
- a CDS encoding GNAT family N-acetyltransferase — its product is MTTTVPVDVAELTEIKAYIDFATSAPATVQEALGLGVSRTGPAQALAVREDPSYFFNRAGGFGTGRPITADDLIPLCDFYREHGVAQGSLMIAPPLLPPDWAGTAAELGLTEGSRFVKLGRDLDTADAGIPALPADWRIGVVEAWQAHEWATVMQTTFGFTAPDLIEMAASFVGKENWRQYAVWDADRIVAVGSVFFHGECAHMFAGATHPDARGRGAQSALIAARLRAAAAEGCRWIVAETGAEGPGEHNPSLHNLLRAGFEPMYDRANWQWHA
- a CDS encoding MerR family transcriptional regulator yields the protein MLSIGEFSRLTHLSVRTLRRYHEAALLEPAVVDETTGYRYYGLDQIPTAQVIHRLRELDVPLSDVQRILRTPDPGVRAALVADHLQRLEDVLDRTRTAVVSLRRLLRPDPAPIDVELRAEPARTVAAVEAVLGGRDVAAWFAGAMAELEAAVGAAATGPPGGCYDNALFEQERGHALVYLPTAAPPRTGRVHPAVLPAAELAVTTHVGEHDGVEVTYGELGTWVVENAMSVAGPVREVYVVGPRDSSDPAAWRTEIGWPVFRVT
- a CDS encoding nuclear transport factor 2 family protein, coding for MTQHTDLPSELLPATVREFFAAHVVRDADTASSFLTEDAVVVDQDETFRGREQIHAFLGDAGSEFEYTTEQIGAHRVDDTHWVLTVRLEGDFPGGIAELDYRFTVRDDLIAELVIANHAA
- a CDS encoding SDR family NAD(P)-dependent oxidoreductase, with product MKTWFITGGTPGGFGLAYAEAALDQGDRVAVTVRRPAELLEWAEPYGDRVLVLELDVTDAQQVRAAVKAAEERFGGIDVLVNNAGRGWFGSIEGAPDETIRRTFDLNLFAVVDVVRAVLPGMRARGGGWIVNMSSVAGLVSAQGFGYYSAAKFAVEGLSETLRLEVEPFGVRVLVVEPGATRTKAFAGFQDQPVDEVVDAYVPMVESVKAAFVDHNGKQEGDPVRGVRAVISAMNAPVPPRRIVLGNSGYDVITAMHENALVELRANEKLSRSTDF